The Trichosurus vulpecula isolate mTriVul1 chromosome 4, mTriVul1.pri, whole genome shotgun sequence genome contains a region encoding:
- the CCL20 gene encoding C-C motif chemokine 20, producing MTRVGSKILILAPLMAGLMFCLFDMSRAASSFDCCLGYTERPLSSKLIKGYTEQWSYEACDIDAIIFYTRRHTVCANPKEPWVKHALRNLSLRLKKMSK from the exons ATGACCCGAGTTGGCAGCAAGATCCTGATCCTGGCACCTTTGATGGCTGGGCTGATGTTCTGCCTCTTTGACATGTCTCGAG CAGCTAGCAGCTTTGACTGCTGCCTTGGGTATACGGAGCGTCCTCTCAGCAGTAAATTGATCAAAGGCTACACAGAACAGTGGTCCTATGAAGCCTGTGACATCGATGCCATCAT ctTTTATACCAGACGACACACTGTGTGCGCCAATCCAAAGGAACCATGGGTGAAACATGCCCTCAGGAATTTAAG TTTGAGACTTAAGAAGATGTCAAAATAA